Within the Carassius auratus strain Wakin chromosome 18, ASM336829v1, whole genome shotgun sequence genome, the region AGAAGGTCAACTCTGTGATTAACGGCGTAAAATGGAAGTATAATTCCAATGTAAACCCCACCCACATAAAGTACTGCAAATACTCCAATGAAAAGAGGTATACAGGACCCCACCCTCTGCTTCAGAACCAATCATGTGTCATGCTCACACACTACCCATATCAACCCGGCTCTAAATGTCAATCAGTATCATTCAGCAACTAGAACGACAACAAAAACCATACTACAATATGTGCACAGTTGCTCCATTCCCCTTTTTTTTGCGTTTGAGACACACTGATACTTTTTTATCCTCAACAACAAGCAAAACATTAATTAATAGCAATAATGTAATTTAAGGAGAATATGGGTCTTTATGTAGATGTGGTCTTCTGACTGAGATTGGGCTCTAGTGATTGGCCAGTTTTGAAGTAGGTGTAATGAGGCATTACcagagcatgtttttttttgtttttttttgtcattttaagtcACAATTAAATACACTCAAagggaaaacaataaataaattaaattaaatgtagataaaaaaaaaaaaagcagatataATAATTCAATTGGTTCGGTTCTATTTTCACAAGAAAGTGATACATTTCCGAAACTCTTAGTACTAATCTCACAAATCATCAAAACTgcacttttttccccctcaatatttcagcatattttcaattttttagtACAATATGCACAATCAAAaagtagtgttgggcgatatggtcatatcggcagcccgtgagatcgatgatacacgatattatcgcgcatgggtggagcaagagacgagagagactctttgtttttttcatagcagaactatttggtgttttaaactgcGCAGGTGCGCGAGAGAGAACCTATGAATTCACcaataacagaaaaaatatactttcaaacatactgataaactaacgttaaatatacaaatattgtatttaaaacagtatttttacaattacaaaattacaaaaggttaaggttaattaaaataattgtacaaataGATAAAAATTAATTATCAGACGAAATAAATGAAATTGATGACTTTAAAAAGTGCTCTTGCTAGGTGCCTTGCAACCAGCAGCAAAAGTGATTACTCACGTTAACTTaatactttcaaaaacacaaacaacagtaaaagaaagaaaaagaaaataatctatCTCAAAGGAGACTGCTTTATTTAACTCAAATTTACAAACTATCGTGCAATAATGCCaccaaactaacattaaaaaaatcttatgtaCAACCCTGAATCAGACGGTAGCCAGTTAGGCCTTGTTGAACCTGATACATCAGTAATGTCATTATCAACATTTAACGTAAAAAAATATCTCTCCAGTCTGTGGATCTCCTGAACTCTGCTCGATTATCAAAGCCCTGATATATGATAATTTCTGTCGTCATATTCTGTTAAAATGTctggttgaaataaaataaccctCGTTATCTAAAACATTAATACAGTAATAACTATGTTGAATTATAAGCACAATCATGTTAATGCATGTGTTACAGTATAGTGTCATACTGTAACTGGCTCTGTGCTGCTCTAACGTTAGCTCTCAGTCCGCTAACTCGCTAGCACAAGCTAACTTGGCAACGGAGCGTTTACACAAGAAAAACAAAGCCTCGAGTTACCTTGCACGGAGCTGTAGGACTGCTAAAACAGGGGCCTGAGCCCCTACACTAGTCAAAATCTTGGTGGATGTCAGCAGGGCCATTGCTGGAAGCACAAATGACTTGGTGGaagaaaaaaagcacactggCTGACGACTTGAACTTGTCTGCTGCTTGTGTTGTTTATAGCGCCTCCAAGGACATTACACTGCAAAGCGGCTGGAGAAAAGAGGTAGTACAGTATGAGACAGGGATATGAGTACATGGACTAGATCAATAGACCtccaaaaaacaacaaactgatTCAGCTAAAATATTAGTGTATGAGATACTGTGAGCATGGAGACTGTAGTGTGCACAGCAAATCATGCTTATCTTAAATacgtaatattaatgaaatagtgTGAATAAATGGCTGCTGAGATTCTTAAATGAAATgagcttggacccggaaacagcagTACTAACATCATGACTTAACAAGAGGATTCTCCCAAGCCATCAAACTGACTTCATCAGAGCAAGAATGCCATTACAGAGCTGATTTCATGATGTACAATCATTTTCAATACCATTGGCATAACtaccacatactgtatattgccATATacctgtagatatatttttttgtcccTCCATTTTTTCCAAGGCACTCATTACTTCAAGCTTTGAAActggtttaatccaagtcttctaaaaagacacataaaaaagtgcacagtcagtaataaaattataaaactgattACCTAAATTCAGTTTTTTGGGGTATTCAAAATATGACCACACTGAATTTTTACAGATTTAAGAGCCATACAATATGTTAGGCATATTTATGTAGATAAATAGAACATCAGATGGCTTTGACCTGCAATGACTGCAAAATAAATTTACTTGGTAAAGAAATTAAAGTTCCATCTTTGATTGTTGAAAGACTTTCTggtgcatttcatttacaatcAGTAACATTTCCAGAAGAATTTTCATCGGGCAGGCTTGGATCTATTCAAAATTTAATCCAGGAGCAAAGATAAATAATTTCTTCTTTAAAAGCACGGAGAGATCGAGACTGCACACAGTCTGCGCACAAGCAGTTCATTTGTACAAATTAGGCCTATTTGAGAGCTCGCATCCAGTTTTCTGCGATTACATGACAGTGTTCTCATGTTACAATAAAGCGCTCGCCACATTTGCGCgggaattattataataatatcccGCGCAGACATTCAGACTGTGACAGACAGGAGGCTGATGCGTGTCAAACTCACtgtcagaaagaaagagagacgcAGGTATCTGGGTATATCAGATACTGTGGAAAATGAGTAATGGAACCGTGTCAGATATTTCAGTATCGGTAtcaaaatatagatataatttaTGATAACACAGTACAATGAAGTTTGTTTCTCCAAGCTCTGAGTCCATAAATCACGCTGAGCTCCATCTCTCTTCACCTGCTGCAGCGGCGATATACGATatttaatgtcataaataaaattgacataTTTTGCCTTAAAATGCATAAGTATTGCTTTTGTATCACTACAGCTAATTCCTTTACCCATTTTCTtggtccaattttttttttcattcttcacAAGCTTTAGGCCAACTGTGACCATGCTGCAAGATCCAACACATGCAAGAGTGTAGCAATGTGCACGTTAACAATCTAGTGCAATTATATTAAGTGGCCACTTGGAGTCAATGTTGCGCCTCACATCGCAGCAATATTGTCATACTTGAACCCTTACTATTTAAAGAAGTGTAAATATAAGGCTTACCTCTTACAAGCTTGTCATTGGGATACAAAGGATGATGTCTTTATACTGCATCTTAATATAGCAGATCCACTGCCTACGGTTGTTGCACCCTGCAGTTTAATTTCATTTGCAGTAAATACTgacatattattatatacatattataatagtGACATATCAAATTGATTTTACAATTACTgccaaaaatgctttttttatgtgcAAGTAAAGAATGAATCTGTGTGCCTCAACTCTTATGTATTTAACAGAAGTGACCATTTAACATCCACTCCCTCAAGTTCTTAGTCAGCATCCTCCTTTTCCCTTTTATGCTTTCAATTTTCTGAGACTTATGAGGCTCACAAGGACATTAAAggactttattattatattagcgTATGGCAGAGAGCATTGATGGTTCAGTGGTAACATCCTCGCTTGCATTGCAGGAGATCCAGGGATGATAAACTGAGGCTGTTAAATCTTTGTCTTAGAAGTTTAGTGTTTGCAGCTGCTGTAAACTTCAACTTGAGCTTTGAGGTATCTCTTGAAAAGTGGATTCTTAGCCTGTGTATGGTGCTGTTAATGTGATTTGTTTACGTTaatgaaaattatgtttgtactgtacattgaaaaaaaaaattggtggtgaaacagttttcactcaaaaattgctagtaggttttacaaataaagacaaataagcagaaaaaaaaaaacaccactgaattaaacatgagatttgaaatagaaagactgaaatagtattatcCCGTAAAACATGCTCCAGTTTTATTTTACAAGCGTctgctaaaaatataaatttcagcTGAAAGAGATCCAGTCATGATATGGAAAAGTTGCAGTAACTAGCAACCAAAATTTTATGAATtagtccaaatattaatttaatccaATGCTGTTTTGAACTGCTGATGCACCATTAGATGTTTCTTTTACCTGGATAAGCTTAATCAAGTCTTTAAAGCATTTAGATGCTTAACGTAATTGAAAGGCATCTCAAAGGCAACCAAATTATAATTAAGGATTTtcaatttgcatttcaattggCATCCATTCTATTTTGTGTCGTGTAGAAAAATGCTATGGAGGAGAATTGAGCCATCCAGTCTCAGTTCCTCATTAAATTCACAGTAGCTATATTTAAACATCATCAATAAAAATTctcttcatttattaattcattgctCTAGCAATTACAATATAGATATTTTACAAGACTGAATGCTTTCTGGTAATGATATTCAATAGCTACAAAGGAAAGAGCaaagctttttatttcttaaaaggcTGAATATTAAGAGCTGAGGAGACTTATTAGcatattattttcctttaataGTTAATTTGCTTTTAAGTAGATTTACACTGTATTGAGCGCATGCTAAAAacctttttccctttttttattttctttttgtgcatgcattatacactgtaaaaagtattttttgcttGAAATAGTCATCTTCAAATATAGGAATGTGTGCGTGTTTTTTCCCTAAATTATCAgaactaatataatatataatacgtTAAATTGATTAGAATTTTTCAGATtagataaatgttaaatgttttgttcATAATCATCAGTGTACATCAGAGCAATGGTAACAGACAGTGTAAAGAATCCCCATTTATAAAACCAAAACTGCatttggattaatcattcatgtTCTGATGATTAATTGATAGGAATTTCTACAAACTCTTGCGATGTAAGAGGAAAGTCTAGCAGATGTATTATTTAATGTGGTTTAAATGCATCTGGACACAATCAGGAAAGATTTTTACTCGAAATGTGATGTCTCCATCCAGCATGTCACAGCAGAACTGACTGCTTGTGTAAGACGTTACATGCGACAGggcatttttaaagaataaagaaTGTTCTGTTCCATCAAAGGAATATTCCTGCTATTTCTTTTAATGCATTTGAATTATCAAACAAAAAACGGTTCCCTAGAATGAACAAAACAGACGAAACAGGACATTTATATCACATAACCTTTATTAATGCTCTTAGTTGCATCCTTAAACAGTATCAGCCAAAAAACACCACAAACCCAAACATAATTGGGCAGGATTGAAATGAAATCAGGTCAAAAACAAACCGAAGAGGAAACCAAACGGAAGGGAAGAAACCAGAAGAATTTGAAGCCAAACACTTCAAATAAAGGTATCACATATCTAACCATATTACACCATTAGTCTGCTACTCTTTCAGAAAGATTCGTctttaaatatatagtttaaaaatTGAGCAGAGGGCATCATAGTAGCTGCAGTTCGTAGGCAAAGGAAAGCAGTGGCGATTGGGGTGTAGGAAGGGGAAGGAAGAAGGGGAGAGGAGAGACTTTGTGCTTTTCTGTGCACACTCATTCGGAACTCATTTCGAGAGGGGGATGGAAGAGGAACGGGTTGCCCGGCACATGCACACAGTTACAGTATTCAGGCAGCTGGAACAGAGCTGAGATGGAGGTCAGGAAGCGTCGATTCACAGCATGGGCTCCCGGCAAAGGACAATCTCCAGCTCTGTGCGGTACAGTTTCCCCCCGTCTGACAGTGCCATGATGCTTTGCTTATAACCATTCAGGCTCTTAGAGTCCACCTCCTGAGGTTAAACACAATCACAATTTGAGGGATTGCTTTCCTTATCTCTCATTGTCCGATGCTAGAATAATTCTGAGTCTTCTTATCTCACCTTATTATTCTTCTCATAGAGGTCCTTCAGGAGAGCATCCAGCTCCTGCTCGTCAATATAGCCATTTCCATCCTTAAAAGGCAGAAAACAACACCCATGGAATAATTCTGTATGCCACAGTTTCTGAAACCTTTTCAGTGTCTTTATGTGGAACCAAAAAGGAGGAACTGTTGCGACCAAATCATTCAGTCTAATTTGCAAAAGAATCATTCAGTGAATCATACTGTGAAATGGATCAACTCGTTCATTCGTCTCACATGAACTCAAAATCTTGTTAAAATGTCAACTTTTGTGTCCCATAGAAGAAAATAAGTCACATGGGCCAGAgctattagttaataataataaaaaaaacagtcttccttaaaatgaaataaactttatttgaaattaaataaagaaaattaataaatgctattaaaCTATATAGTAAACTATCTGTTTGAACAGAACCACAATGGCTTGTAACAGTTATTGATAAATATTTACTGACTGTTAAGTGGCTGAAACCCTGTctgaaatgtttttctgtttgaATTCTTGTTTTATGACTATAAGCCATATCAGTGCTCAGAAGGTTTGGCAAATGTCTCACTCTCTATTTTTCATAACAGCAGTAAGGCATGATAACTTCTTAAGAAATGGACACAAAATGACAACTAAACTAATCATAACTCAGACATAATCGTACATGTTAACATTGCATACACATTGTGTTCATGTGGACTACATTTCCTAATCGAATGTCACAAGCCTCTAGTTTAGTTGAGTGGGTGCTGTTGTCTAATGGGCTCTGTTTGCTCACAGATATTGCATTTCATTTAACCGTATGATTATATAGAACAAGGTTTAGGTAATCTTGCCTTCCTAAAGGGCATATGCCTGGTCTGTGTAAGGTAACCGGTGAAAGACTAATTATGTACTTCTGTGTGATAGCACCGCATTAAACAACAATTTTCATCTCGCAGCAATTTTCACTGGGATTTCTGTAATTACTAGTGGTTGGCACTTAAACTGTTGTAAATGTGCTTctgattttgcattttaaatcattttccaaATGATGATACCACCAAGCTGGAAGATGTGGGCAGAAAAACAGATGCAGGTGCTTCTGCTCATTTACCTGCACAGGTGAACAGGGACACTGTTTTGCATTCAGAAAGCGCTCACGAAGGAGGGGAAGATCAGATTTCCAGCAACACTGCGGCAGCGCATACAAATCTATACACTACCCTAAATCCCTGCAAAAGATGTTACGCTGTTCTGGCTGGATTATACATTACCTTATCATAGTATGCAAAGATGGCGTTGAACTGCTCAGCAGTCAGCCTGACACCCTGTTGGGCAATAAAAACTTTTCAGTGTCAAAGATATTCGACATCAAGAAGCTCATGAGGGCTAAAAGCTTGTGGTCTTACCTGAAACTTCAACAAGAAATTCTCCTGAACCGGCAGAAGCCTTCAAatcgacaacaacaacaaaaaatggttgTGATTAATATGTCTTACAAAGTGATTTGAAACATGGTCAGAACATTTCTAACCTTGCCATTTCAGACAGACCCAGTTTCCCATCGCCATTCAGATCAAACATCTTGAGCTAGAAAGGGAGACAATGGCTCAGTTTAAGAAATCCTGCATCAGATTAGTATTTCCTATTGCTGCACATGATTTCTTTACACATTCACAATGTGTAGAGGACAACTGAGACTCTTAATTGTCCAGCTGGCTTGCCTTGGAATAATTCAAATTTGTCTCTGGCCTTAAGGAGTGGACACATGTTAGCACAGCTGGAGTGCAGACACAACCCTTGGGGTCAGTGCAAGCATAGTGGCGAGGAGTTTAAggtgaaaaaatgttttaaagttgtATATTTGTGTTAAAAAATTCAACAACTGTTATTATGTAAAAgctttttgtcattaaaaatgaatgacattAAAAAAGATGGCACTAGGAGGTAAAAGTCATTAACTAATGCACCACAAAGATAACAACTTACAATTGTTTGTGTGTATTCCTGCAATTTTTGGTCATCATAGTGTCTGTTTGCCTTTTTAAGCAGGTCAGAGAGGAAGCCCTGTaggaagtaaaaaacaaaatcacaagaatatgatgatttttatacatttaaacaattcaaactgaaatgctttttttaaatttatattagtttaaagttatatatatatatatatatatatatatatatatatatatatatatatatatatatatatacacacacataaatatgtttatttatgccattaaacaaaagaaaacaatcgAATCTCATTTCTATAATTACGTTACAACCCCCCtgctgttttggtttgtgaaccTCCTTAAGCATTTAAGGAGAACATTATTTGTTAGTGATATCTGCTTGACTTTCTTTGAGGTCATCGTCTCCTCAGCGAGCATTGCTTCATTCGCTTTGCTTACAAATGTAGTGATTTGTATACTCTCTTCGGATGCCAGCCACCGAATCCAGAGAGATTTGCATAGTTTCCATCTGCCTCATCACATTAGCGGCTTTCAAAACTCTTTACAGGATTGCTGCGAAGGACACAGCAGGGAAAGTAATAGAACTTTTACCTTAAGTTCATTAGCCTCAATGAAGCCGCTGCGGTCTGTGTCATATTTCCGCCAGGCCTACAGATACAGACAAACATACAAAGATATTGTAACTATACCATCGGTACTGCGTACCACTATACATGCAATACATCTCAGGTTGGACAAACCAGAAGAATAGGACTGCGGAGGTGAAGAAATAATTGGCAAATTATTCTTATATTAATCACACTGGCTTTTTCATTATCTCCTCTGTATTTTCAATTCAAAGCAGCTGTGCATTGTGAGAACAAGGAACAAGAAATGccatttaatgaatgttttaatcTAGCAGCTGGCCTTGTTTCCATCACAGCCTCTTATCAAAGATAGATGCCTCCCTCTACAGGTCTACAGAGAATTACAGCAGCACATCTATAATACATGAGTCTGAAAATAGAAGTTTGTACTTACTCATTCTAGCCCTTTAAAAGGCTTGCCTACCACACTGGATGATTAAACATCTTCCCTTTCTCTTTAGCTCCACTCTCCCTTCAACTTGACATAATACATCACTGAGGCAGTCGATTTCTGATGATCAGACTCTCCGAAATGTTGTATTTGGCTATGCATATTAGATTGTAATGAACGAGTGAAGGGAGGATATTTATATGGCGCCCCAGGAGGAGTTTTGTGTcataaatatttaactaaatgACCACGGATCTATAGCGAAGTGAAAAAGTTGCATCGTCACTTACAGCCATGAATTCAGTGCTGGATCCCACAAACTGTCTGAAGCAGAGGAGGAAGTTCTCTTCTGTGGGCAAGATCTGAGCCAGCTGATGGAAAGTGTACATAAGTGGATTAGACACTCATACAGCAAAAAAGAATAGAAAACCTCATTGTATTCTCTTTCAGACCATGACTTTTTCTATCAATAAGTTCCAGTTTGATTAAAGTGATAATGAGTGGGTTTAGAGATTTCCTGATGTGGGATGAAGGGATAATTGGGGTCTTTATCTGATAACTTGTCAACAGTAGAATCGGTGATGTGTTAAGTGATATGTTCATCTACCTCAGACATCTCAATTCTCCCGTCTTTGTTCTTGTCGAATTTCTGCATGAACTCCGTCATCTTCTCTTTAAAGGCTGCGTTTGATGGGTCCTGTGTGAAGAAAGCACAACAAGATGAATCTTCTTCTCGTTCTGTGCTTATTGGAAAAGCTTTATTCAGTTTGTGCTTCTCAGGTTAGGAAAAAGCTATCACTTTATGTACGTTGTGCATTGCCTTGTGCCATATTCATTGCCACTTCGGTGGCAGATAATAGCATTACTAACTTTATGAGACCATTTGTGAGGCTCCCTCCGTTTTATTGCTGAACATACAGCGATGAAGATAAAATCTCCTTTCCTATCTTTCCTGCAAGCCATCTGCCGAGCTATCTGGGgtctttatatatttgatttccACATGGTTCACTCTAAGAAAGATAGGACTCCAAGTATATTTTTAACATGAAGAAATTTGACATATGTATTGACAGTATTGACAGTTGTTTTCCTCATATTTTGAGTACTGTATTGCATTGTGCTttgtataaaaatttaaatttaacagAAAAAGTCTGGGTGGTACCTTTTCCAtttttcaactattttttttttactatatgtgTTAATGAAATTAGATCAATATTTgttgaaaacaagttaaacttcCAATTAGGTAGTCCCACCCCCAAatcatgccattggttgagccagcgCTATCAGCTTTAAATCCATTAATATCTTAAAGTAATAGTTTACCCAaatccaaacctgtgtgactttagaAGATCTTCTGAAGAATGTTTCAATtgcccatacaatgaaagtccaaaacaacaacaaaggcatttttctaaatatcttctttagtgttccacagaataaaatgTTCTCAATGAAATGAGGACgagtagatgatgacagaattttcttttcgttttttgggggggtgaactatcctttagaCTTCTTTGAGTTGACGTGAATCATGCCAAGAGTAGCAAtctcaaagtctttttttttcagtttgaccACAATGAAGTTTACTCGATGCTTTGAGTATTCTGCAATATAGTTTGGAAGATACAGTGCTTCCTAATGAGAAGTATTTCTGTTAAATCTGCTTGTCTGTATACTCACCACACCAGCCCCTCTCCGTGCAATCTCCAGATGATTCAAGAAGTTTTCAAGCTCCTTTCCCTCAATGTAGCCATTTCCTGCAATATAAGGAAGTCTGGTTCAGTACTTACAGAGATGTATTAATCCATAATGATGCATGTCATAATATGACTAGATAACTACTCTACTATATTACTGTCTCTCAATTGAAATGCTAAGTAATGAGATTGCCTAGATGTCTGCTTTGAAGCTGGTTAACTCTAGATTGGTTTGTTGGCTGGCACCCAAATCCAAGTAACACggttattaattaaaaacttgtGATGGCTAGTCTCCAAGTTAAGCTTTGAAGGCTCTCTCTTTTGCATTTTTCCTCTAATTGGAGGCCTTACAGTACGAGCCTTTTAAAGCCATTTATTTGAAAAGACGAAAAGGAGATTCTTCTTGATGCTACTGCTGAAATTTTAAATCACCTCcacaaataaatgttatattaccATCTGGGAGTAATTTCTCATGCCAGGAAATTGGCCCTTCATGCAAAGGAAATTTGCGTTTGAGTATGTGTGTTTGAAATGGGATTTTGTGCGTATGGCCCAATACATCACAACAGTGATTGTAACGTATATGAAGTGAGAACTACAATGAGTTCATAAGTATTGTTCTGTGTTTCTCCCAAAGGCATCATGTTGGAAATGTCTCAGTCTTAACTACTATGATTGTTGATTAATTTGCCTGTGGATTACAGTGGCATTTGTAGACATCTGGACACATGGCTCATGGTTAATCTCTCTTTCTGTAATTCATTATTCATAAGTAATGTGAAATACCATCACTGCATGGCTATACTGCAGGCAGTCTTACTAGTGTGTTTGCAATCGATCTGATTGTTGCATTAAGAGAATGAACATACATTGATTGTTGCCAGAGATCTATACAGAACAATTAATCTACTCATTTGTTGAGTGCTAACATAATAATTATGGTTTACACAGGCATTAATCCTGCTGAGTATATTGGAAATGACTATATATTGCCATCTGGTGTCGATACTCTGACATTTTAAGAGATAATATGACCATTCATTCTTCTACAATAAATTCAATTATTCCATACGCTTTGAACTCCTggtattttgaaatgtcattgtgAAAAGATTGTTGATTCCAAGGTGCTTATAGGCAATATGGACTATGTATTAGTTAGAATACATATTggccattcatttttttatttcaaccatattgAAATCTATGCTTGTTGGCTCTGCCTATGCTGTTATCATTATTCATTAAGCACATCTGCATTGTTCGCAGGAGGGTCAGCCATCTTGGAAATAGAATTGATGTGTTGGAGAAGCCATTTTGGACTTAGACACAACAAAACTACTCACTGAAGTTGCAGTAAGCAATGAATGTATAAATCcaaatttatcataatgaaaattttaatttttatagaacCACATGAATGAGCGGTAAAGCATCTTTTATGGAAAGTTATTCCAGATGCTCCTCTGATATCTTCTAGAAGATATTTTGTAGTGATATGGACTGAGATCTTAAACATATTTTAGGTCAGTTTCTTAAAACCAATTTTTGTGGCAGTTATTAATTGGCTACTTTTTAACTAAACATATCATAATTATTTCCTCATAAGCTGGACAGACTGCGTACTCTTTAATGGAATATTTGTCAGTAATTtctcacatttgttttttaataatcgtTTGAAGGAACTGATTTGATTAATCCCCAGCACAAACGTTAACTTTCCGATGTATTCGTGATACAGGGCTGCTTGTGATATAGAAGTAGCctactgaataaataatattactgtgttgttgttttttttaaatgcatcctttgtatttttttttttttttttttttatttaaaggaatgGATGCTTTGAGAACCAACccagtttgttttgttgttacCTCAGAGGttgttttatttttccctttaCAGAAAGTTTATAGCTGAAATATTCTAGATTAAATGTGCTATTTAtctaacttcttttttttctatgtatttcACTAATATGCATTTGGCGGGAAACGACCAGGAAAGAAACCGGAAAGTTGCTAATAACGATAACATCTGCCCTTACGGATACGATTATGTTcctaatacataaataattagtCAATGAGATATTTTCAGTTCACATTTGGCAGGATGTAAGACAACTGCTAACTCTCCAGGAATCATATCCGATCAGCTTCCAGTAAGTGATCTTCAAGAGATGTGCTGTGTGATGAGGACCTTGACACACACCCATCTTCCCAACAGAGATACAGAGATGTACTGAAAGATCCCCAGGGTGCGTAAAACACACGGGGATAGACGGTGGAGGTTAAAGTGGACTTCTCGAACCCAATCAACGCGCGCATGATGCACAAAAATGATGTCGACGTGGGCAGTTCACGAAATTTTTAAATAGCCTCGGTctgaaacattatatatatatatttccgaGATATTACTGGAATAAAAGTAATTTCACCAATGGGACACTATGGAGCCCCATCTGGAGTTACTGGACGCGCGATACGGTTATTCACTAATAACTGTATCAAAGCATTGTAAGCCTTATTGCACGCTTTTGTTGCTTATAAGATAATAGCAACTGTGAGCAAGGTATGCTCTTGATTTGTACCAAGAAGGGTACTAACACACGGAATGAATAAATGATAGTATAGGCTATGAGTCATAGCCTCAAATAAAGGaacttcta harbors:
- the calb2a gene encoding calretinin, with amino-acid sequence MANKGQQPPYLHLAELTASQFVDIWKHFDADGNGYIEGKELENFLNHLEIARRGAGVDPSNAAFKEKMTEFMQKFDKNKDGRIEMSELAQILPTEENFLLCFRQFVGSSTEFMAAWRKYDTDRSGFIEANELKGFLSDLLKKANRHYDDQKLQEYTQTILKMFDLNGDGKLGLSEMARLLPVQENFLLKFQGVRLTAEQFNAIFAYYDKDGNGYIDEQELDALLKDLYEKNNKEVDSKSLNGYKQSIMALSDGGKLYRTELEIVLCREPML